GATCCAGAGGACGATGACGACGGTCTGGAACACGAGGTAGCGGGCCGTGCCGAGGGCGCGGGCGATGACCTCGGAGAAGCGGCCGAACGCCTCGGGGTCGTAGTGGATCCCGAAGCTGCGGCCGCCGATCCGCGGGACCGACAGGTCGTCCCTGCGCCGCATGCCGTCAGGTCCGCCGTGCCGCGGGGGTCAGCCGGGAGCGCCAGTCCTCGGGCAGGAGGTGGTCGAGCACGTCGTCGACGGTGACGGCACCGACGAGCCGGCCGGCGTCGTCGCACACGGCGACGGCCATGGCGTCGTAGCGCGCCAGGCGCTCGGCCACGTCGGCGTCGGGCAGGTCGGGCGGGACGGCGGCGTCGGGCCCCTCGTCGAGGCACTCGCCGATCGCCGTGCTCGGCGCCTCCCGCAGCAGCCGCTGGAACCCGACCGAGCCGAGGTAGGGCCCGGTCGGCGTCTCGGTCGGCGGGCGGGCCACGAACACCTGGGCGGCGAGGGCCATGGGCAGCTCGGGCTGGCGGAGGCGGGCCTGGGCCTCGGCCACCGTCGTGGTCGGGGCGAGGACGACCGGCTCGGGGGTCATGAGGCCGCCGGCCGTGCTGCTGGCGTAGGTCAGCAGCCGCCGCAGCGGGGTCGCCTCCTCCGGCTCCATGGCGGCGAGGAGCTCCTGGCGGCGCTCGGCCGGCATCTCGCCGAGCAGGTCGGCGGCGTCGTCCGGCTCCATCTCCTCCAGCACGTCGGCCGCCCGCTCGAGGTCGAGGCCCTCGATGATCCGCAGCTGCTCCTCCTCGGGGAGCTCCTCCAGCAGGTCGGCGAGGCGCTCGTCCTCCATCGCCTCGGCCAGCTGGCGGCGGCGGGGGAGGGGCAGGGCCCGCACGCGGGCGGCGACGTCGGCCGGGTGCAGGTCGGCGAGCGAGGCGACCTCGGCGGCGACCGTCCCCGCGCCGAGCAGCGCGCCCATGGCGGTCCACCGCACCTCCTTCGTCGCCGGTCGGCGCAGACGGGGCCGGCGGTCGGCGAGGACGACGGTGCCCACCTGCCACCCGGCCAGGCGGCCGGGCAGCGGCTCGAGGCCGAGGTCGAGGACGACCCCGTCGGGGGTGCGCCGGTCGAGCAGGTCGGTCACGAGGAGCTCGCCCGGGCGGCGCTGGAAGTGGCGGACGTCGATGCTGCCGGTGCGGAGGCGGACCCCCTCGGCGTCGACCGAGCCGACGCGGCCGCTGCCGACGAAGATGCGCCGCCGCTGCACGGTGCTGACGAAGCCGAGCACCCGCGGCGCCTCGGTGCGGCCGGCGGCGGACAGCACCATGTCCTCCACCCGGCCGAGCGCGCCGCCGTCCGCGTCGGCCAGCGGCAGACGCAGCAGGCGGGCCGCGTAGATCGGGGAGGAGGCCACGCCGCGCAAGCTACTCCCGGGGCGATCCCTACCATCGGAGCGTGCGGCTGCTGGTCGTCGAGGACGAGCCGAAGATGGCCGACCTGCTCCGCCGGGCGCTCGGGCGCGAGGGCTACGCCGTGGACGTGGCGGCCACCGGCGAGGAGGCCATCTGGCTCGGCACCGAGCACGACTACGACGCCATCGTCCTCGACGTGATGATCCCGCCGCCCGACGGGTTCGAGGTGTGCCGGCGGCTGCGGGCCGCCGAGCGGTGGGCGCCG
This is a stretch of genomic DNA from Acidimicrobiales bacterium. It encodes these proteins:
- a CDS encoding CBS domain-containing protein, with product MASSPIYAARLLRLPLADADGGALGRVEDMVLSAAGRTEAPRVLGFVSTVQRRRIFVGSGRVGSVDAEGVRLRTGSIDVRHFQRRPGELLVTDLLDRRTPDGVVLDLGLEPLPGRLAGWQVGTVVLADRRPRLRRPATKEVRWTAMGALLGAGTVAAEVASLADLHPADVAARVRALPLPRRRQLAEAMEDERLADLLEELPEEEQLRIIEGLDLERAADVLEEMEPDDAADLLGEMPAERRQELLAAMEPEEATPLRRLLTYASSTAGGLMTPEPVVLAPTTTVAEAQARLRQPELPMALAAQVFVARPPTETPTGPYLGSVGFQRLLREAPSTAIGECLDEGPDAAVPPDLPDADVAERLARYDAMAVAVCDDAGRLVGAVTVDDVLDHLLPEDWRSRLTPAARRT